One genomic region from Amycolatopsis sp. FBCC-B4732 encodes:
- the truB gene encoding tRNA pseudouridine(55) synthase TruB, which translates to MSSPKPPRRPAPPPGLLIVDKPAGMTSHDVVARARRIMGTRKVGHAGTLDPMATGVLVLGIERATKLLGHLALDRKTYLATLSLGSSTTTDDAEGEVLTEGATDHVTDDDIASGVEKLTGDIQQVPSAVSAVKIDGKRAYARVRAGEDVVIPARPVTVYRFDVLAVRHEDDHVEVDAVVECSSGTYVRALARDLGADLGCGGHLKALRRTTVGPFTLAKARTLDQLEEAPELSLDLDAAVAAAFPRRDLDAATAKAVRHGQRIPAAGLEGTYGLFGPDGRVLALAADEEGVSRAVVVLLPA; encoded by the coding sequence GTGTCGAGCCCCAAACCGCCCCGCCGCCCCGCCCCGCCACCCGGTCTCCTGATCGTCGACAAGCCTGCCGGGATGACGTCGCACGACGTCGTCGCCCGCGCCCGCCGCATCATGGGCACGCGCAAGGTCGGGCACGCCGGCACGCTCGACCCGATGGCGACCGGCGTGCTGGTGCTCGGCATCGAGCGCGCGACCAAGCTGCTCGGCCACCTGGCGCTGGACCGCAAGACCTACCTGGCCACCCTGAGCCTCGGCAGCAGCACCACGACCGACGACGCCGAGGGCGAAGTCCTCACCGAGGGCGCGACGGACCACGTGACCGACGACGACATCGCGAGCGGCGTCGAGAAGCTGACCGGCGACATCCAGCAGGTGCCGAGCGCGGTCAGCGCCGTCAAGATCGACGGCAAGCGCGCCTACGCCCGCGTCCGCGCCGGCGAGGACGTCGTGATCCCCGCGCGCCCGGTCACCGTCTACCGCTTCGACGTCCTGGCCGTGCGGCACGAAGACGACCACGTCGAGGTCGACGCCGTCGTCGAGTGCTCGTCCGGCACCTACGTCCGCGCGCTGGCCCGCGACCTCGGCGCGGACCTCGGCTGCGGCGGGCACCTGAAGGCGTTGCGGCGCACCACGGTCGGCCCCTTCACCCTCGCCAAGGCGCGCACCCTCGACCAGCTCGAGGAGGCGCCCGAACTGAGCCTGGACCTCGACGCCGCCGTCGCCGCCGCCTTCCCGCGGCGCGACCTCGACGCGGCCACGGCGAAGGCGGTCCGGCACGGGCAGCGCATCCCCGCGGCCGGGCTCGAAGGCACCTACGGGCTCTTCGGGCCCGACGGCCGGGTACTCGCGCTGGCCGCCGACGAAGAAGGCGTGTCCCGCGCGGTGGTGGTGTTGCTGCCCGCCTAG
- a CDS encoding PEP/pyruvate-binding domain-containing protein, with product MDLLHDGPRLTDPGVVGNKFARQAELRAAGFEVPEFFCVPVEAFDAALARVPDGEPAARRRALLGHGVPEPLAGALLAAFDRLAGPDGVVAVRACVVGDGEDSAADPFAGMSDSFLNVGRAALLARVAECWASAFTDRAVAYRRLRGADPGAARVAVGVQRMVRAERSFVAFSRDPRTGAAQHLIAAAYGLGEGVVQELADVDHFVHDPAAGRVSRTVVPKHRMVVPDPARSGAPLLAGVPVGLVAAPVLTDAEVREIGVLAERVAEHFGAPQDIEGALTADGTIELVQARPIVFTEPEPDPGPASDVIWTNHNLTESFPGVTCALTYSQAQEFYEVCFRGFYRRIGVPARLRHRHAGDLARMIGLLDGRVYYQLDAWYRLHAMMPGWGLLRPTWQRTLGLSGDELDEAPPLPRDGRLRTVRALPRAVASLLGHPLAVRRFLTWWDDLAATTGPLDGLPPAELVRRYRRIWAEFAGQWPVTLLNGYFLLGCLTLTQRLLSRWTTGDPALLVGLLPGGPENRSLLALRSALRLATRFRHDPRLTAALAAGTDREVHDGIVAGRFGDDVAEAFAEHLRRYGDRTVHDLKLEVRTPRQDPWRLIGVLRPLVASGETAEGNRTAERNARRDGVRRLRRACSSPVRRIALGLCVRVLRRFVKAREDTRLCRSQLYGLSRDILYRLGDVLAADGRLADAGDVVHLRVEEVLGAVDGTGGTAGLADLAARRRAELEAWQGKPAPPGYLSPDGPGRDAARSGPPPGNVLRGLASSRGVVRARAAVVLDPTAPVEDCRDRILVARETDPGWLYLMTAAKGIVVERGSLLSHTAITGRLLGIPTVVAVPGATTAIADGGWIELDGAAGTVRLLRTEEAG from the coding sequence GTGGACCTCCTCCACGACGGCCCGCGGCTGACCGACCCCGGCGTCGTCGGGAATAAGTTCGCCCGCCAGGCCGAGCTCCGCGCCGCGGGGTTCGAAGTCCCCGAGTTCTTCTGCGTTCCGGTGGAGGCGTTCGACGCCGCCCTCGCCCGGGTGCCGGACGGCGAGCCCGCCGCCCGGCGGCGGGCGCTGCTCGGCCACGGCGTACCGGAGCCGCTGGCCGGCGCGCTGCTGGCGGCGTTCGACCGGCTCGCCGGCCCGGACGGCGTGGTCGCCGTGCGCGCCTGCGTCGTCGGCGACGGGGAAGACAGCGCGGCCGACCCGTTCGCCGGGATGAGCGACAGCTTCCTCAACGTCGGCCGCGCGGCGCTGCTCGCCCGGGTCGCCGAGTGCTGGGCGTCCGCGTTCACCGACCGGGCGGTGGCCTACCGGCGGCTGCGCGGCGCGGACCCGGGCGCGGCGCGGGTCGCGGTCGGCGTGCAGCGCATGGTGCGGGCGGAACGCTCGTTCGTCGCGTTCAGCCGCGATCCGCGCACCGGGGCCGCGCAGCACCTGATCGCGGCCGCGTACGGGCTGGGCGAAGGCGTCGTCCAGGAACTCGCCGACGTCGACCACTTCGTGCACGACCCCGCGGCCGGTCGCGTGTCGCGCACGGTCGTCCCGAAGCACCGCATGGTCGTGCCCGATCCCGCTCGCTCGGGTGCGCCGCTGCTCGCCGGCGTCCCGGTCGGGCTCGTCGCGGCGCCGGTGCTGACCGACGCCGAGGTGCGCGAGATCGGCGTGCTCGCCGAGCGGGTGGCCGAGCACTTCGGTGCCCCGCAGGACATCGAGGGCGCGTTGACGGCGGACGGGACGATCGAACTGGTCCAGGCCCGCCCGATCGTCTTCACCGAGCCGGAGCCGGACCCCGGACCGGCGTCCGACGTCATCTGGACCAACCACAACCTGACCGAGAGCTTCCCGGGCGTCACCTGCGCGCTCACCTACTCGCAGGCCCAGGAGTTCTACGAAGTCTGCTTCCGCGGGTTCTACCGCCGGATCGGCGTGCCCGCCCGGTTGCGGCACCGGCACGCCGGCGACCTCGCGCGGATGATCGGGCTGCTCGACGGGCGCGTCTACTACCAGCTCGACGCCTGGTACCGGCTGCACGCGATGATGCCCGGCTGGGGGCTGCTGCGCCCGACCTGGCAGCGGACGCTGGGCCTGTCCGGCGACGAGCTCGACGAGGCGCCGCCGCTGCCGCGCGACGGCCGGCTGCGGACGGTGCGTGCGCTGCCCCGCGCGGTCGCGAGCCTGCTCGGGCACCCGCTCGCCGTGCGCCGGTTCCTGACGTGGTGGGACGACCTCGCCGCGACCACCGGGCCGCTCGACGGCCTCCCGCCGGCGGAACTGGTCCGCCGCTACCGCCGGATCTGGGCGGAGTTCGCCGGGCAGTGGCCGGTCACCCTGCTCAACGGCTACTTCCTGCTCGGCTGCCTGACGCTGACGCAGCGGCTGCTGTCCCGCTGGACCACCGGCGACCCGGCGCTGCTCGTGGGGCTGCTGCCCGGCGGCCCGGAGAACCGCTCGCTGCTGGCCCTGCGCTCGGCGCTGCGGCTGGCCACGCGGTTCCGGCACGACCCGCGGCTGACGGCGGCGCTGGCCGCCGGGACCGACCGGGAGGTGCACGACGGGATCGTCGCCGGCCGCTTCGGGGACGACGTCGCCGAGGCGTTCGCCGAGCACCTGCGCCGGTACGGCGACCGGACCGTGCACGACCTGAAGCTCGAGGTCCGCACGCCGCGCCAGGACCCGTGGCGGCTGATCGGCGTGCTGCGGCCGCTGGTGGCCAGCGGCGAGACCGCCGAAGGCAACCGCACCGCGGAGCGGAACGCCCGCCGTGACGGCGTCCGGCGGCTGCGCCGGGCCTGCTCGAGCCCGGTGCGCCGGATCGCGCTCGGGCTCTGCGTCCGGGTGCTGCGGCGGTTCGTCAAGGCGCGGGAGGACACCCGGTTGTGCCGCAGCCAGCTCTACGGCCTCAGCCGGGACATCCTCTACCGGCTGGGTGACGTCCTGGCCGCCGACGGCCGGCTCGCCGACGCCGGCGACGTCGTGCACCTGCGGGTCGAAGAGGTCCTCGGTGCCGTCGACGGCACCGGCGGCACGGCCGGGCTCGCCGACCTGGCCGCCCGGCGCCGGGCGGAACTCGAAGCCTGGCAAGGGAAACCCGCGCCGCCGGGCTACCTCTCACCGGACGGACCCGGCCGCGACGCCGCCCGCAGCGGCCCGCCGCCGGGTAACGTCCTGCGGGGACTGGCCTCCAGCCGCGGCGTCGTCCGGGCCCGGGCGGCGGTCGTGCTCGACCCGACCGCCCCGGTCGAGGACTGCCGGGATCGCATCCTCGTCGCCCGCGAGACCGATCCCGGCTGGCTGTACCTGATGACCGCGGCGAAGGGCATCGTCGTCGAACGCGGCAGCCTGCTGTCGCACACCGCCATCACCGGGCGGCTGCTGGGGATCCCGACCGTGGTGGCCGTGCCCGGCGCCACCACCGCCATCGCCGACGGCGGCTGGATCGAACTGGACGGCGCGGCCGGCACGGTCCGGCTGCTGCGCACCGAGGAGGCGGGATGA
- a CDS encoding MATE family efflux transporter, which translates to MNVEETERVPAKRVLGLAVPALGVLAAEPLYVLVDTAVVGHLDALSLAGLALGGVVLAQVSSQLTFLSYGTTSRTARLHGAGRRADAVREGVQATWLALFVGFFVLAVGQLLAWPIARVLSGSDEIASAAVSWLRIALFGAPLILVTMAGNGWMRGVQDAARPLRYVLAGNGISAVLCPVLVYWAGLGLEGSAIANVVAQVISAALFFAALVREKVALRPDFKVMRAQLGLGRDLVLRSLAFQACFVSAAAVAARTSTEAVGAHQVVLQLWTFLALVLDSVAIAAQSLVGAALGANSARQARGVANQITAYGLLLGCFLCVLFAALSWVLPHAFTSDPGVLAEIPHAWWFFVALQPIAGVVFALDGVLLGAGDAAFLRNATLGSAALGFLPLIWASLGFGWGLTGIWTGLSLFMVIRLAFVVARWRSGNWAVTGAIRPA; encoded by the coding sequence GTGAACGTGGAGGAGACCGAGCGGGTGCCGGCGAAGCGCGTGCTGGGCTTGGCCGTGCCCGCGCTGGGGGTGCTGGCCGCCGAGCCGCTGTACGTGCTGGTCGACACCGCCGTGGTCGGCCACCTCGACGCGCTCTCGCTGGCCGGGCTCGCGCTGGGCGGGGTGGTGCTGGCGCAGGTGTCGAGCCAGCTGACGTTCCTGTCCTACGGCACGACGTCCCGCACGGCCCGCCTGCACGGCGCCGGCCGCCGGGCCGACGCGGTCCGCGAAGGCGTGCAGGCGACGTGGCTGGCGCTGTTCGTCGGGTTCTTCGTGCTGGCCGTCGGGCAACTGCTGGCGTGGCCGATCGCCCGGGTGCTGTCGGGGAGCGACGAGATCGCGTCCGCGGCCGTGTCGTGGCTGCGCATCGCGCTGTTCGGCGCGCCCTTGATCCTGGTCACGATGGCGGGCAACGGCTGGATGCGCGGGGTCCAGGACGCCGCGAGGCCGCTGCGGTACGTGCTGGCGGGCAACGGGATTTCGGCCGTGCTGTGCCCGGTGCTCGTGTACTGGGCGGGGCTGGGCCTGGAGGGCTCGGCGATCGCGAACGTCGTCGCGCAGGTGATCTCGGCGGCGCTGTTCTTCGCGGCGCTGGTCCGCGAGAAGGTGGCGTTGCGGCCGGACTTCAAGGTGATGCGCGCCCAGCTCGGCCTGGGCCGCGACCTGGTCCTGCGCAGCCTGGCGTTCCAGGCGTGCTTCGTCTCGGCGGCGGCGGTCGCGGCCCGCACGTCGACGGAGGCGGTGGGCGCGCACCAGGTGGTGCTGCAGCTGTGGACGTTCCTGGCGCTGGTCCTGGACTCGGTGGCGATCGCGGCCCAGTCGCTGGTGGGCGCGGCGTTGGGCGCGAACTCGGCCCGCCAGGCGCGAGGGGTGGCCAACCAGATCACGGCGTACGGCCTGCTGCTGGGGTGCTTCCTGTGCGTGCTGTTCGCGGCGCTGTCGTGGGTGCTGCCGCACGCGTTCACGTCGGATCCGGGCGTGCTGGCGGAGATCCCGCACGCGTGGTGGTTCTTCGTGGCGCTGCAGCCGATCGCCGGGGTGGTGTTCGCTCTGGACGGGGTGCTGCTGGGAGCGGGGGATGCGGCGTTCTTGCGCAACGCGACGCTGGGTAGCGCGGCGCTGGGGTTCTTGCCGCTGATCTGGGCGTCGCTGGGCTTCGGGTGGGGTCTGACGGGGATCTGGACGGGGCTGTCGTTGTTCATGGTGATCCGCTTGGCGTTCGTGGTGGCGAGGTGGCGCTCGGGCAACTGGGCGGTGACGGGAGCGATCCGCCCGGCTTGA
- a CDS encoding thymidylate kinase, with protein sequence MTVRSGPVVAVVGADGAGKSTLTALLAERLTAAGHAAARVDRWDIADAGRYPHASCLTGDVAVARRCAALMPAGPRLLFLLWASALALADRPGEPGEILLLDGHWQKHAASEVAYGADVSWVEAVGAGLPAADVTVYLRIAPEEAWARKDGKAVPFECGMDLSGSRESFLAHQRSITGTLDRWGARDGWLVLDARTPADRLAARLVPRVLALADGEARESA encoded by the coding sequence GTGACCGTCCGGAGTGGACCCGTCGTCGCGGTCGTCGGCGCCGACGGGGCGGGCAAGTCGACGCTGACGGCGCTGCTGGCCGAGCGGCTCACCGCCGCCGGCCACGCGGCGGCCCGCGTCGACCGCTGGGACATCGCCGACGCCGGTCGCTACCCCCACGCGAGCTGCCTGACCGGCGACGTCGCGGTGGCGCGCCGGTGCGCGGCGCTGATGCCGGCCGGGCCCCGGCTGCTGTTCCTGCTGTGGGCTTCGGCGCTGGCCCTCGCCGACCGGCCGGGCGAGCCGGGGGAGATCCTGTTGCTCGACGGCCACTGGCAGAAGCACGCGGCGAGCGAAGTGGCTTACGGCGCCGACGTTTCCTGGGTGGAAGCGGTCGGCGCGGGACTGCCCGCCGCGGACGTCACGGTCTACCTCCGGATCGCGCCCGAAGAGGCGTGGGCGCGCAAGGACGGCAAGGCGGTGCCGTTCGAGTGCGGGATGGACCTGTCCGGCTCGCGGGAGAGCTTCCTGGCCCACCAGCGGTCGATCACGGGCACGCTGGACCGCTGGGGGGCTCGGGACGGCTGGCTGGTCCTCGACGCCCGTACCCCGGCGGACCGGCTCGCGGCGCGGCTCGTGCCCCGGGTCCTCGCTTTGGCCGATGGGGAAGCGAGGGAGAGCGCGTGA
- a CDS encoding bifunctional riboflavin kinase/FAD synthetase has translation MLRWRGLGDLPGGWGRCVVTIGVFDGVHRGHQELISRTVAAAAERGLPSVMLTFDPHPSEVLRPGSHPAQLTTLRRKAEIVESLGVDVFCVLPFTLELSRLAPEEFVHEVLVDRLHAAAVIVGDNFTFGAKAAGDVAMLRTLGRRFGFAAYGAELQGKELSEEDQASITFSSTYVRSCIDAGDVLAAAEALGRPHRLEGIVVRGDGRGHELGYPTANLSTPRFAAVPADGVYSAWFTRSADPSRRLRAAVSVGTNPTFSGRERTVEAFVLDVDEDFYGQHVAIDFVTRLRDQVRFADSAGLVQQIDDDVIETRKALEVPPDAPTGGE, from the coding sequence GTGCTGCGGTGGCGTGGGCTGGGGGACCTCCCCGGCGGCTGGGGCCGGTGCGTGGTCACCATCGGCGTGTTCGACGGGGTGCATCGCGGGCACCAGGAGCTGATCAGCCGGACCGTGGCCGCGGCGGCCGAACGGGGGCTGCCGAGCGTCATGCTGACGTTCGACCCGCACCCGTCGGAGGTGCTGCGCCCCGGTAGCCACCCGGCGCAGCTGACCACGTTGCGGCGCAAGGCGGAAATCGTCGAGAGCCTCGGCGTCGACGTGTTCTGCGTGCTGCCGTTCACCTTGGAGCTGTCCCGGCTCGCGCCGGAGGAGTTCGTGCACGAGGTGCTCGTCGACCGCCTGCACGCGGCCGCGGTGATCGTCGGCGACAACTTCACCTTCGGCGCCAAGGCCGCCGGCGACGTCGCGATGCTGCGCACGCTCGGCCGCCGGTTCGGTTTCGCCGCCTACGGCGCGGAACTGCAGGGCAAGGAACTGTCCGAAGAGGACCAGGCGTCGATCACCTTTTCCAGCACGTACGTCCGTTCGTGCATCGACGCGGGTGACGTCCTCGCCGCGGCGGAGGCGCTCGGCCGTCCGCATCGCCTGGAGGGCATCGTCGTCCGCGGCGACGGCCGCGGCCACGAGCTCGGCTACCCGACGGCGAACCTGTCGACGCCGCGCTTCGCCGCCGTCCCGGCCGACGGCGTGTACAGCGCCTGGTTCACCCGCTCGGCGGACCCGTCGCGCCGGCTGCGCGCCGCGGTCTCGGTGGGCACCAACCCGACGTTCTCCGGGCGCGAGCGGACCGTCGAGGCGTTCGTCCTCGACGTCGACGAGGACTTCTACGGCCAGCACGTCGCGATCGACTTCGTGACGCGGCTGCGCGACCAGGTGCGCTTCGCCGACTCGGCCGGGCTGGTCCAGCAGATCGACGACGACGTGATCGAGACGAGAAAGGCACTCGAGGTGCCCCCGGACGCCCCGACCGGGGGCGAATAG
- a CDS encoding nitrate/nitrite transporter, translating to MPPATGRATARSWLVWLAAVTVYLLAVFHRTSFGVAGLQAAERFGVGAAALGTFTVLQVGVYAAMQIPTGVLVDRYGPRRVLIVAVLILGTGQLLLGIAHTYGLGLLARGVLGLGDALTFVSVLRLVAAHFPGRQYALLTSFTAAVGYIGNLAATVPLSLLLDVSGWTPTFLAVGALTVLYTLVVALRVRDVPHGETPPVREEVRPRQLAHQVAEAWRTPGTRLGFWVHFSTMFAPNALTLLWGVPWLVQGQGQTKAAASALLTVFVFGSMAGGPLLGGVIGRHPSLRMPLVGGYIGGAALLWAVLLSWPGTVPVPVLVPAFAFLALGGPASMIGFALARDYNPLSRVGTATGVVNVGGFVATTIAALAVGVLLQWTGGSFRLSLLAIVAILALGTSRMLVWWRRTRAHLFLAEARGEELPVRITRRRWDAALPETPIVAA from the coding sequence GTGCCGCCCGCCACCGGCCGCGCCACTGCCCGGTCCTGGCTCGTCTGGCTCGCCGCCGTCACCGTCTACCTCCTCGCTGTCTTCCACCGCACCTCCTTCGGCGTCGCCGGGCTGCAGGCGGCCGAACGGTTCGGGGTCGGGGCCGCCGCGCTCGGCACCTTCACCGTCCTCCAGGTCGGCGTCTACGCCGCCATGCAGATCCCGACCGGTGTGCTGGTCGACCGCTACGGTCCCCGCCGCGTCCTCATCGTCGCCGTGCTGATCCTCGGCACCGGGCAGCTCCTGCTCGGCATCGCGCACACCTACGGCCTCGGCCTGCTCGCCCGCGGTGTGCTCGGCCTCGGCGACGCGCTCACCTTCGTCAGCGTGCTGCGCCTGGTCGCCGCCCACTTCCCGGGCCGCCAGTACGCGCTGCTGACGTCGTTCACCGCCGCCGTCGGCTACATCGGGAACCTCGCCGCCACCGTTCCGCTGTCGCTGCTGCTCGACGTCTCCGGCTGGACGCCCACCTTCCTCGCCGTCGGCGCCCTCACCGTGCTCTACACGCTGGTCGTGGCGCTGCGCGTGCGGGACGTGCCGCACGGCGAAACACCGCCCGTCCGCGAAGAGGTCCGGCCGCGCCAGCTCGCCCACCAGGTCGCCGAGGCCTGGCGGACGCCGGGGACGCGGCTGGGTTTCTGGGTGCACTTCAGCACGATGTTCGCCCCGAACGCGCTGACCCTGCTGTGGGGCGTCCCGTGGCTGGTGCAGGGCCAAGGGCAGACGAAAGCCGCCGCGAGCGCGCTGCTCACCGTGTTCGTCTTCGGGTCGATGGCCGGCGGGCCGCTGCTCGGTGGCGTGATCGGGCGGCACCCGTCGCTGCGGATGCCGCTGGTCGGCGGGTACATCGGCGGCGCCGCGCTGCTCTGGGCGGTGCTGCTGAGCTGGCCCGGCACCGTGCCGGTGCCGGTGCTCGTGCCCGCGTTCGCCTTCCTCGCCCTCGGCGGCCCGGCGTCGATGATCGGCTTCGCGCTCGCCCGCGACTACAACCCGCTGTCCCGCGTGGGCACCGCGACCGGCGTCGTCAACGTCGGCGGTTTCGTGGCCACGACGATCGCCGCGCTCGCGGTCGGCGTGCTGCTTCAGTGGACCGGCGGGAGCTTCCGGCTCTCGCTGCTGGCGATCGTCGCGATCCTCGCGCTCGGCACCTCCCGGATGCTCGTCTGGTGGCGCCGCACCCGCGCCCACCTCTTCCTGGCCGAGGCGCGCGGCGAGGAGCTGCCGGTGCGGATCACCCGCCGCCGCTGGGACGCCGCACTACCGGAGACGCCGATCGTCGCCGCCTGA
- a CDS encoding LLM class F420-dependent oxidoreductase → MKIGLCAFPTDYGIAPGALAVAAEERGFESLFFCDHTHIPVSRRTPYPPGGELPRMYLRSLDLFGALTAAAAVTATLRVGSGVCLVVQRDPIVTAKQVATLDLLSGGRFLFGVGAGWNREEMAHHGTDPRTRMRLLGERVRAMRAIWTEDEAEFHGEFVDFDPLWSWPKPRRVPPVLVGGMGPGVEDRILAWGDGWLAQNVTADTIDAFAARLGRLRERAPVPVTLFNASADPAMLARYAELGLERVLLLVPDAGADVVLPHLDRLAPLLA, encoded by the coding sequence GTGAAGATCGGGCTGTGCGCGTTCCCGACCGACTACGGGATCGCGCCGGGCGCGCTCGCCGTCGCGGCGGAGGAACGCGGCTTCGAGTCGCTGTTCTTCTGCGACCACACGCACATCCCGGTGTCGCGCCGGACGCCGTACCCGCCCGGTGGCGAGCTGCCGCGGATGTACCTGCGCTCGCTCGACCTGTTCGGGGCGCTCACGGCGGCCGCGGCGGTGACGGCCACGCTGCGCGTCGGCAGCGGCGTCTGCCTGGTGGTGCAACGGGATCCCATCGTCACGGCCAAGCAGGTCGCCACCCTCGACCTGCTCAGTGGCGGCCGGTTCCTCTTCGGCGTGGGCGCGGGCTGGAACCGCGAGGAGATGGCCCACCACGGCACGGACCCGAGGACCCGGATGCGGCTGCTCGGCGAGCGCGTCCGCGCGATGCGGGCGATCTGGACCGAGGACGAGGCCGAGTTCCACGGCGAGTTCGTCGACTTCGACCCGCTGTGGTCGTGGCCGAAACCCCGCCGCGTCCCGCCGGTGCTGGTCGGCGGCATGGGCCCGGGCGTGGAGGACCGCATCCTGGCCTGGGGCGACGGCTGGCTGGCCCAGAACGTGACCGCGGACACGATCGATGCCTTCGCCGCCCGCCTCGGCCGGTTGCGGGAGCGGGCGCCGGTGCCGGTGACCTTGTTCAACGCGTCGGCCGACCCCGCGATGCTGGCCCGCTACGCCGAGCTGGGCCTGGAGCGCGTGCTGCTGCTGGTGCCGGACGCGGGCGCCGACGTCGTGCTCCCGCACCTGGACCGCTTGGCGCCGCTGCTGGCGTGA
- a CDS encoding cytochrome P450 → MSAPEFPFTEGPGLEPPAEYGEILGAGALCPVTLAGGRHAVLVTRHADVRTVLGDPRFSREDHGALFDREAGSLALLLTDPPVHTRRRRTVAAGFTARQAEAARPGLAALAAELVAGLRARGTEAELVEEFAVPFTLAVISDLLGVPAADRGRFRPWVNAMMSRGHASPEEVAEGHRAMHEYFTALVDEIWAGDTRDGIIADLAPVPGRAGELSREEAIVMSAGLLVAGYESTSNQLASCVYLLLTERARWESLLGEPAALDRAIEEMLRWTSFTTGGGTPHVATEDVRLTDRLVRRGEVVVPLTDAANRDAEVFADPDRLDLTREPNPHVAFGAGRHRCLGAELARAELQTGLAVLLRELPGLELAVPEGALRWRREMQVSGVWELPVRWAGDAR, encoded by the coding sequence ATGAGCGCGCCCGAGTTCCCGTTCACCGAAGGACCCGGGCTCGAACCGCCCGCGGAGTACGGGGAAATCCTCGGTGCCGGCGCGCTGTGTCCGGTGACGCTGGCGGGCGGCCGGCACGCCGTGCTCGTCACGCGGCACGCCGACGTGCGGACCGTGCTCGGCGACCCGCGGTTCAGCCGCGAGGACCACGGGGCCCTGTTCGACCGGGAGGCCGGGTCGCTCGCGTTGCTGCTGACCGATCCGCCGGTGCACACCCGGCGGCGCCGCACGGTCGCGGCCGGCTTCACGGCGCGGCAGGCCGAGGCCGCGCGCCCGGGACTGGCCGCACTGGCGGCCGAGCTGGTCGCCGGGCTGCGGGCGCGGGGCACCGAAGCGGAACTCGTCGAGGAGTTCGCGGTGCCGTTCACCCTTGCGGTGATCAGCGACCTGCTCGGGGTGCCGGCCGCGGACCGGGGCCGGTTCCGGCCCTGGGTGAACGCGATGATGTCGCGCGGCCACGCCTCGCCCGAAGAGGTCGCCGAGGGGCACCGCGCGATGCACGAGTACTTCACCGCGCTGGTCGACGAAATCTGGGCGGGGGACACCCGCGACGGCATCATCGCCGACCTCGCCCCGGTGCCCGGCCGGGCGGGGGAGCTCTCGCGCGAGGAAGCGATCGTGATGAGCGCCGGCCTGCTCGTCGCGGGCTACGAGTCGACGAGCAACCAGCTCGCGTCCTGCGTCTACCTGCTGCTCACCGAACGCGCCCGCTGGGAATCCCTGCTGGGCGAACCCGCGGCGCTCGACCGGGCGATCGAGGAGATGCTGCGCTGGACGTCGTTCACCACCGGCGGCGGCACGCCGCACGTGGCCACCGAGGACGTGCGGCTGACCGACCGGCTGGTGCGCCGCGGCGAGGTCGTGGTGCCGCTGACCGACGCGGCGAACCGCGACGCCGAGGTCTTCGCCGACCCGGACCGGCTGGACCTGACCAGGGAGCCCAACCCGCACGTGGCCTTCGGCGCCGGGCGGCACCGGTGCCTCGGCGCCGAACTGGCGCGGGCCGAGTTGCAGACCGGCCTGGCGGTCCTGCTGCGCGAACTGCCCGGACTCGAACTCGCGGTGCCCGAAGGGGCGCTGCGCTGGCGGAGGGAGATGCAGGTGAGCGGTGTGTGGGAGCTTCCGGTGCGCTGGGCGGGTGACGCGCGATGA
- a CDS encoding helix-turn-helix transcriptional regulator, whose translation MEDHKIVQRNIALQREWYGEPLGDRVRRLVVAFDVSQAFLAEVLGISAPMLSQVMSGRRAKIGNPVVLARMIMLERKILVPEVAAGNRDAMLAAMEDVRDSRPTVGRDNIPVVNEDAKVLAYLRDLAEDEDLGEAAKRLDDEFPAIADLLRRAGHGS comes from the coding sequence GTGGAGGACCACAAGATCGTCCAGCGGAACATCGCGTTGCAGCGCGAGTGGTACGGGGAGCCGCTCGGCGACCGCGTGCGCCGGCTCGTCGTCGCGTTCGACGTTTCGCAGGCGTTCTTGGCCGAGGTCCTCGGGATCAGCGCCCCCATGCTCAGCCAGGTGATGAGCGGGCGGCGGGCGAAGATCGGCAACCCGGTCGTGCTGGCCAGGATGATCATGCTGGAGCGCAAGATCCTCGTGCCCGAGGTCGCCGCCGGCAACCGCGACGCGATGCTGGCCGCGATGGAGGACGTCCGCGACTCGCGCCCCACCGTCGGCCGCGACAACATCCCGGTGGTCAACGAAGACGCGAAGGTCCTCGCGTACCTGCGCGACCTGGCCGAGGACGAAGACCTGGGCGAGGCCGCCAAGCGCCTCGACGACGAGTTCCCGGCCATCGCCGACCTGCTCCGCCGGGCGGGCCACGGCTCCTGA